The DNA window CTGATAGGCGCGTGATTCGGCATAGTCCATGCCACGCCCGAAGCTGCGGCTGGCTTGCTGGCCGTGCCGGCTCTGGCGGCTGACCACCCGCGGCAGCCTGATCTTGCCGGCTTCGGCTCGCAGGCTCAGCAATTGGGCCAGAGCCACCGTCGTGCGACCGTCACCGTCGCGGCGTTGTCCGGCCCCCATCACGGCAGAGGCACGAGATCCAGCAGGCGGGCGATCACCTGATCGCTGCGCACGCCTTCCGCCTCGGCTTCGTAGCTGAGCAGTACCCGGTGTCGCAGCACCTCGCCGGCCACGGCCTGCACATCATCCGGCAGACAATAGTCACGACCGCTCAGCCAGGCATGGGCACGGGCACAACGATCCAGCGCGATGGTCGCGCGCGGACTGCCGCCCCAGGCGATCCAGCGGCCCAGGTCCGCACCATACTTGCCGGCATCACGCGTAGCCAGCACCAGCTGGGTCAGATACTCCTCCAGCGCCGGAGCCATATGGACGTCCAGTACCGCCTCTCTTGCCTGCAACACGTCGGCCTGGGTCAGCAAGTGCCGCTTCGGCGCCGCGGCCTGCGGCTTGTGCCGGGCCTGTTCCCTCGCCAGCCGCAGAATCGCCAGCTCGGCGCCGGCGCTGGGATAACCGATGGTGACATGCATCACGAAACGATCCAGCTGCGCCTCCGGCAGGCTGAAGGTACCTTCCTGCTCGATCGGATTCTGGGTGGCCATCACCATGAACAGTTCGGGCAGCGGCCGGGTGTGGCTGCCCACGGTAATCTGCCGCTCGGCCATCGCTTCCAGCAGGGCCGACTGCACCTTGGCCGGTGCGCGGTTGATCTCGTCGGCCAGCACGATATTGTGGAACAGCGGGCCGTATTCGAATTCAAAGCTCCCCGACTGCGGCCGGAAGATATCGGTGCCCGTCAGATCGGCCGGCAGCAGATCCGGAGTGAACTGCACCCGGTGGAAATCGGCCTCGATCTGACTGGCCAGCGCCTTGACGGCCGTGGTCTTGGCCAGACCGGGCGCGCCTTCCACCAGCAAGTGGCCATCGGCCAGCAGCGCGATCAGCAGGCAATCCACCAGGTGCTGCTGGCCAATGATGGTCTGCCCCAGCTCGGCACGCAGCCGGCCAAAGGTTTCCTGCAGCGGGGAGGAAGAAGTCGAATGCGGCGTATCCATCAACGTAAGGTGTCCGGTTGTTCACAGGTCGAGACTTGAGACCATAAACCGATCAAAAAGTTTAGAGCAAGCGGTGAGACCCCGTTACTAATGCTGCCGTCAGGCGTTCTCCGCGGCCCGGCGCTTCAAATCAGGCCGGATCGCATCGCCGCCACCGGCGCAACCGCCGCCGCCCGCCGCGCCGGAGCCAGTACGGCCAGCTGTCCGAGCCCCCACAGGCATATCGCGCCCCATGGGAGGTAGTACCAAGGCAGTCCTGGCAATTCATAGTGGAGCATCAGCCATTGATTGAGACCGCATGCCAGCACCATGCCCGCACCGATCCCCAGGCCAACAATCAGGGCATTCTCCAGTTGGAAATAGTGCAGGATGTCCTTTGATCGGGCACCGAGTGCACGCCGGATGCCGATCATGCGCCGGCGTTGTAACACCCAGAAACTGGCCAGACCCACGATGCCCAGCGCAGTGACCGTCAACAAGGCGGCAATAGTGCCCAACAGCAGGCCCAGCATGGCCCGATCATCCGCGAAATAGCCGGCTCGCAGCTGGTCGTAGGTGGATGCCGACAGGACGACCCGATGCGGGCCGGCCTGCTTCAATACCGCGACAGCCGCTCGCAAAATCCGGTCCCGGTCAGCCGGAGCACAACGGATCACATAGCGGGCACCTGAATCCGCGTGCACGGAAATGGGCAAGATCATGCTGTAGGCCCATCCTCGGAAAAGGCCTCCCGAACGGGACATCGCCGCATACACGGCACTGACCCTAAAAGGCAGGGCATGTCCGAAATAGACGGTCTTTCCCAAGGCCGACTGTCCAGGCCACAGACGTTGCGCCACAGCCTGCGAAATCATCAAGGACTGTGGCAACCCCTTGCGGTCATCGCTATGCAAGGCTGCATTGGCTCGGTCCTGATCGATATATTCATCGGCCTGGAAGTCTCGTCCGGCCAAAAGCTGGATCCCCAGGGTCGGCAACAGATTCTGTCCGAAGTAGTTGCTGAGATTGAGTGTCCGCGTGCTTTGCTGCGGCGAAAGCATCAGATCGCTATTCGGGCCGCCACCGCTGAACGGCAACGCATTCGCCATCCCGGCTTCGCGCACTCCGCTGATCTGGCGCAAGGCCGCCAGATCAGTCAAGGTCTGCGCCTCGGCATCGGCTGGCCGGCGAAGGCCTCCGAGCTGGATCTGCAGCAACTCATGCTCGGCAATGCCACTGGGCAGATGCATGCGTTGCCATCGCTGGGCAACCAGAAACATCGCGTTGCAGACAATCGCGCAACTGAAGGCGATTTCCAGGATCAGCAGGGCAACGGTGATCTTGTGCTGGCGCAGCGATGAGAAAATGGGTCGGATATCCATTATTGACTCTTCAGTTGCATGGCCGGCGCCACGTGGCAGGCCCGCCAAGCAGGCAGCACCCCTGCCAGCAAGGTCGCACCCATGGCCAATAGGACCGTTGCCAGCAGCATCGGCGCATTCAGGTGTGCCAGGCTCGCATACTGTGCCGGCCGCTGACGTACCAGCCACAGACCGCCCCAGGCCAGCAGCAAGCCGCCCATGCCTCCCAGTAGACCAATCACCCCCGATTCGGCCATCAACTGGCCAAACAACATCCGACGGGAAGCGCCCAACGCTCGGCGTACACTCAATTCACCACTGCGACGCATAAAGGTCGCCAGCATCAATCCAGTCGTATTGATCAGACAGACCAGCAGGAATCCGAGGGCCAGCCAGCTCTGCAATCGGATGTCGGCGGGCACCACCTGGTTGTAGTCCAGCCATTGCATGACATTGAGCAGCCGCACTTGCGCCGGGCGCATAAAACGTCCCTCACGTCGCTGTTGCTCTGAATAGCTGATGAGAAATCGCCGATAGTCGCGGACCTCTGTCGCGTGGTCCAGCTGGACCCACAACTGCAGCCATGCACACGGCGCATGATGATCCATCTCGGGGCTGTCACCGCCATTGCCCCAGCACTCGGTGCTGCCGTCGTGAGGCAGCCGCAGATCTTGGGAGGTCGACAACGGCATGAACACATCCTCGGTCTGGTTGTAGCTGCGGCGATTCAGGTCAAGAAAATAAGGGTTCGGCCGCCAGTCGCCCAATACCCCCGCGATGCGGAATTCGGATCCAGACAGCTCGATGGCTTGTCCGGTGCTGTCCCGGCCTCCAAACATCCGCTGATTCAGCCGCTGGCTGATCACCGCCACCCGGCTGCGCAGCTGGTCATCATCGCGGCTCCAGCCACGACCATATTTCAGGGGAACACCAAAAATTCGGAAGAAATCGGTCGTCGCATAACGTGCCTGCTGCAGAAACGGATCCAGCCTCTCGCCTGGCTGCACCAGCACCGCGCCGCCCGTCATCAGCACCTGATGGCGAGCCTTGGCCGCCTGAAGCAGGTTCATCCCATCCGTCCAGGTCAATTGCCCGGGCGGATCCTCACCGGGATATGCATTGGCCAGATCCCGTGGCTCGATCTGCGGATAAAACAGCTTCGCACTGCGAGCGGGAATCGGATCACCTGACAACACCTGCCAGACCGTAAGCTCGGTCATGCTGGCCCCGATGCCGACAGCGATGGCAATAACCATCAGGGCCGCCAGACCCTTGTGATGGCGTAGACCATGCCAGGCGAGTTCGAGCGAGTAAATCATCATGGCGCCGACGTGCCCTCAGGTAAGATGCCCTCGCCGACAAGCTTTGGCTCGGCCATCGACTGGGAATACATACTTGGCCAGCAAACTTCGTGCCATGCCACCTGGATAGATCACATGGCGCGCAAGCGGCGAACCGCCGAAATCACACCGGCTCCGGATGGCGCCGCGTTTGATCCAGCCACTGTCCGCGGACACTCGAAGTGGACAGGCCGGACAACTCAAGTCCGCGGTCTCGACCATGGCACTCCATCCGATAGGCAGCCGCCGACAGGCTGAACAAGCGCATCGCCGCTCCATCCGGCGAACCGCAGATGCCTTGATATCGCATCTGGTATTCACCGGGTTTTGACTTGGTGCATGGACAGCCGCCCCCCGTATATGAGCCTGACCCAGATGCAACTCCCTGCCAGCAGACCGCCGAGATGGGCGGCCAGACTGACACCAGGCCACAGCGAGATCAGCAACCCGTATCCCAGGGTCAAGCACAGGCGTCGTCGCATCGGCCTGGCGGATGGCTGATCTTGATCCAGGGCCATCAGGAGCGCGGCTGCAAGCAGGCCGAACAACGCACCCGAAGCCCCGGGTTCCACACTGACCGCACCACCGGCGTGATGGAACCACTGGATACTGATACCTCCTGCCACCGCTGCCGCCAGACTGATGCATACAAGCCACCAGGCACCGGCATACCCCTCCACGACGGGTCCGACAATCCACAGCAACAGGCTGTTCAAACCGATATGCCACCAGCCATCATGCAACAGTGCGTAACTGACCAATCGCCACCATGGATTCGGCGGGAGCGGACCCAGCGGCAAGGCCCCCATCCGCAACAGCATCGATGTATGGCCTGGCGCCTGCATCCACAGCTCGAGCACAAACATCGACCAGATCAAGGCCATGAAGGCGGCCGTCACCGGATAACGCCGGATGGATCGGCACGGACTGCTCAGGATCTTCACACTTGCCCACCTTGCTGACCATCACATCAGACGGCAGCGTTACATGCAGCATGTTCGGGCACTATCGGACGCTGTCAGTCACAGTCCATGACAGCTGTCAGCTTGCGTGGGCGTCAGGGGCTTTGGGGCGGCCATCGGCCTGCCTCTTCCAGACGCTGCGCGCGTATCAGGTCCTTGTCACGACCAAAGCGTCGCAACAACCGGATCAGTTCGCTGCGATCCGGAATATGAAGAGTCGCTCCATCGACGTTCTCCGGCTGACGGCTGGATGGCCGCACTGGACGCCACTGTCCCTGTTCATGCAGGTGAAAACCGGCCATGAATTCCACCGGCAAGGGCAGGCCTTCCCAACGGATGAAGATTTCCGAGTAAAAATGTTCGCAGGGAATCCCCGGTGCCGCCTGCAGGCCGAGCTGACTGGCGATAGACAAGGCATCTTCCGGCGCGATCAACACATCCACATCCGCAGGTGGCTGCGTGACTTCGCCATGCAGGGCAGCAGCGGCACTGGAGATGATCCACCAAGGACGTTGCGCAATCTTCATCAGATCGGCCAGCCCGATCAGAGTCAGCGCCCATCCATCGGAGGGCAGTTCAGCGCGCATGTGCATAAGCTGGAATTGCTGTGCCAGGAGTTGGTTTCAAAGCACTTCCCGTCATGGATAGTTGGATCTCAAAGATACAAAGCCAGCAAGGAAGGTCTGTACAGGTATCCAAGAGATACCTTGATGGCAGTCTGACGACCGTCGATGTCGAACATAACAAAATATGACGAAAATCCACCACCATCCTTTCGACTCCCTGCGAAGAGAAATGGATGTCTGGATGCTTGTGCACTTTGGCGTCCAAATCGCGGGCAAGAAAAAACCCCCGTCTCTGCGAGACGAGGGTTTTTGGGATGAAGCCCCTGGCGGTGACCTACTCTTGCATAGCAAGCTACACTACCATCGGCGCAACTGCGTTTCACTTCCGAGTTCGGGATGGGATCGGGTGGGACCACAGCGCTATAGCCGCCAGGGAAAGGGTGTGAACAGCGCGACACGCGCCAGTTCAGCAACTTTGAAGAGTCCTGCCATGGACGGCAGGTTTTTGCTCTTCCGCGGAACGGATTCCGCGTTGAATAAGATTGTAAACGAGTGACAAGCGTCGAGGTGAAATGTTTCTTGAGGCAACGTTTAGGCAAACGAAGCGTCTTGGGGTTATATGATCAAGCCTCACGGCTCATTAGTATGAGTTAGCTCAATGCATTGCTGCACTTCCACACCTCACCTATCAACCACCTAGTCTAGATGGTGCCTTTAGGAGCCTTAAA is part of the Frateuria aurantia DSM 6220 genome and encodes:
- a CDS encoding ABC transporter permease translates to MMIYSLELAWHGLRHHKGLAALMVIAIAVGIGASMTELTVWQVLSGDPIPARSAKLFYPQIEPRDLANAYPGEDPPGQLTWTDGMNLLQAAKARHQVLMTGGAVLVQPGERLDPFLQQARYATTDFFRIFGVPLKYGRGWSRDDDQLRSRVAVISQRLNQRMFGGRDSTGQAIELSGSEFRIAGVLGDWRPNPYFLDLNRRSYNQTEDVFMPLSTSQDLRLPHDGSTECWGNGGDSPEMDHHAPCAWLQLWVQLDHATEVRDYRRFLISYSEQQRREGRFMRPAQVRLLNVMQWLDYNQVVPADIRLQSWLALGFLLVCLINTTGLMLATFMRRSGELSVRRALGASRRMLFGQLMAESGVIGLLGGMGGLLLAWGGLWLVRQRPAQYASLAHLNAPMLLATVLLAMGATLLAGVLPAWRACHVAPAMQLKSQ
- a CDS encoding AAA family ATPase, with product MDTPHSTSSSPLQETFGRLRAELGQTIIGQQHLVDCLLIALLADGHLLVEGAPGLAKTTAVKALASQIEADFHRVQFTPDLLPADLTGTDIFRPQSGSFEFEYGPLFHNIVLADEINRAPAKVQSALLEAMAERQITVGSHTRPLPELFMVMATQNPIEQEGTFSLPEAQLDRFVMHVTIGYPSAGAELAILRLAREQARHKPQAAAPKRHLLTQADVLQAREAVLDVHMAPALEEYLTQLVLATRDAGKYGADLGRWIAWGGSPRATIALDRCARAHAWLSGRDYCLPDDVQAVAGEVLRHRVLLSYEAEAEGVRSDQVIARLLDLVPLP
- a CDS encoding rhomboid family intramembrane serine protease, which codes for MKILSSPCRSIRRYPVTAAFMALIWSMFVLELWMQAPGHTSMLLRMGALPLGPLPPNPWWRLVSYALLHDGWWHIGLNSLLLWIVGPVVEGYAGAWWLVCISLAAAVAGGISIQWFHHAGGAVSVEPGASGALFGLLAAALLMALDQDQPSARPMRRRLCLTLGYGLLISLWPGVSLAAHLGGLLAGSCIWVRLIYGGRLSMHQVKTR
- a CDS encoding ABC transporter permease, with product MDIRPIFSSLRQHKITVALLILEIAFSCAIVCNAMFLVAQRWQRMHLPSGIAEHELLQIQLGGLRRPADAEAQTLTDLAALRQISGVREAGMANALPFSGGGPNSDLMLSPQQSTRTLNLSNYFGQNLLPTLGIQLLAGRDFQADEYIDQDRANAALHSDDRKGLPQSLMISQAVAQRLWPGQSALGKTVYFGHALPFRVSAVYAAMSRSGGLFRGWAYSMILPISVHADSGARYVIRCAPADRDRILRAAVAVLKQAGPHRVVLSASTYDQLRAGYFADDRAMLGLLLGTIAALLTVTALGIVGLASFWVLQRRRMIGIRRALGARSKDILHYFQLENALIVGLGIGAGMVLACGLNQWLMLHYELPGLPWYYLPWGAICLWGLGQLAVLAPARRAAAVAPVAAMRSGLI